In Trichoderma atroviride chromosome 2, complete sequence, one DNA window encodes the following:
- a CDS encoding uncharacterized protein (BUSCO:EOG092D3OYK) produces MSTRPPSRVVFVGNIPYGLSEEQITDIFSSAGKVERFRLVYDSETGRPKGFGFADYPDTDSASSAVRNLNEYEIMGRKLRVDFSNEQKSTDDDGQTPGQNTGASNSGAASGYNTQSTPLPPLPAGKEIPPGLTCTDAISRTLNTLPPPQLLDILSQMKTLATSEPQRATELLQQAPQLAYAVFQSLLLMGLVSPEAIQSVVDPNAPPPPANYPSAPIAGYPGIPVANHTPPVTAMPYAPPAANNAGYAPPAAAPPAAAPPAMGQDPDALMRAVMELPQAQIDMLPEADRQQIMALRATFAGQRR; encoded by the exons ATGTCGACGAGACCTCCTTCAAGGGTCGTGTTTGTGGGAAACATCCCGTACG GCCTCTCTGAGGAGCAAATCACAGACATTTTCAGCAGCGCTGGAAAAGTAGAGCGCTTCCGCCTCGTCTACGACTCGGAAACTGGGCGGCCAAAAGGATTCGGATTTGCAGACTATCCCGATACTG ACTCTGCTTCCTCAGCTGTCCGCAACCTGAACGAATATGAAATCATGGGCCGAAAGCTTCGAGTCGACTTTTCCAACGAACAAAAGAGcaccgatgatgatggccaa ACACCCGGACAGAATACCGGTGCCTCGAATAGCGGCGCTGCTTCGGGATACAACACTCAATCAACACCCCTTCCTCCACTCCCAGCTGGAAAAGAGATACCACCAGGCTTGACTTGCACTGATGCCATCTCAAGAACACTCAATACCTTGCCGCCACCCCAGCTATTAGACATCCTAAGTCAGATGAAGACGTTGGCCACATCAGAGCCTCAGCGAGCGACAGAACTTCTCCAGCAAGCCCCTCAGCTGGCCTACGCCGTCTTCCAGTCACTGCTTTTGATGGGTCTCGTGTCTCCCGAGGCCATCCAGTCTGTGGTTGACCCGAACGCGCCACCTCCACCGGCCAACTACCCATCGGCACCCATTGCTGGATATCCTGGCATCCCTGTCGCGAACCACACGCCACCGGTTACCGCAATGCCGTACGCACCTCCTGCGGCAAACAACGCGGGTTATGCTCCTCCAGCGGCGGCAccacctgcagcagctcctccagccaTGGGCCAAGACCCGGATGCTCTGATGCGGGCCGTCATGGAGCTCCCCCAGGCTCAGATTGACATGCTTCCAGAGGCTGACAGGCAGCAGATTATGGCTCTCAGGGCCACATTTGCTGGCCAGCGCCGCTAA
- a CDS encoding uncharacterized protein (TransMembrane:2 (o20-41i381-403o)), with protein MAPKSRFTRLDAFTKTVDEARIRTTSGGIVTIVSLLVVLFLSWGEWSSYRRIVVHPELVVDKGRGERMDIHLNITFPNMPCELLTLDVMDVSGEQQHGVAHGITKLRLQPPSRGGGVIESNSLAQLHEKAEHLNPDYCGGCYGATAPANAEKPGCCNTCDEVREAYAQASWAFGRGEGVEQCEREHYSERLDQQREEGCRIEGLLQVNKVVGNFHLAPGRSFSNGNMHVHDLKNYWDLPNGMKAHDFTHVIHSLRFGPQLPPEVIARMGRRTAWTNHHLNPLDGIHQETSDPNFNYMYFVKIVPTSYLALGWEQKSASASDGSVETHQYSVTSHKRSLMGGDDAKEGHAERLHSKGGIPGVFFSYDISPMKVINREERAKTFLGFLSGLCAIVGGTLTVAAAIDRGLFEGATRLKKLRSKDM; from the exons ATGGCTCCCAAGTCGCGATTCACAAGGCTCGACGCCTTTACAAAGACGGTGGATGAGGCGCGGATCCGGACCACCAGCGGCGGCATTGTAACAATTGTGTCGCTGCTGGTTGTGCTGTTCCTGTCTTGGGGAGAATGGTCTTCGTATCGGCGCATCGTGGTACACCCAGAGCTGGTGGTGGACAAAGGCAGAG GCGAGCGAATGGACATTCACCTCAACATAACCTTTCCCAACATGCCCTGCGAGCTGCTAACTCTGGATGTCATGGACGTTTctggcgagcagcagcatggtgTCGCCCACGGTATCACCAAGCTTCGTCTGCAGCCCCCATCACGAGGCGGTGGTGTGATTGAAAGCAACTCGCTGGCACAGCTACATGAGAAGGCCGAGCACCTGAACCCCGACTACTGCGGTGGCTGCTACGGAGCTACTGCGCCTGCTAACGCTGAGAAGCCCGGCTGCTGCAATACCTGTGACGAAGTTCGAGAAGCTTATGCGCAGGCGTCGTGGGCCTTTGGCCGAGGCGAGGGCGTGGAGCAGTGCGAGAGAGAACATTACTCTGAGCGATTGGACCAGCAGCGAGAGGAGGGCTGCCGCATTGAGGGCTTGTTGCAGGTCAACAAGGTCGTTGGAAACTTCCATCTTGCCCCTGGCCGAAGCTTCAGCAACGGAAACATGCACGTCCACGATCTCAAGAACTACTGGGACCTCCCTAACGGCATGAAGGCACACGACTTCACTCATGTCATCCACTCTCTACGATTTGGACCCCAGCTGCCACCTGAGGTTATTGCGAGAATGGGCCGCAGAACTGCGTGGACCAACCACCACCTCAATCCTCTTGACGGAATCCACCAGGAAACTAGCGATCCCAACTttaactacatgtactttgtcAAGATTGTTCCTACGTCGTATCTTGCACTCGGCTGGGAGCAAAAGTCCGCCTCTGCGTCTGATGGCAGTGTTGAGACACACCAGTATTCCGTTACGAGCCACAAACGAAGCCTGATGGGAGGCGATGACGCCAAGGAGGGTCACGCTGAAAGGCTGCACTCCAAGGGTGGTATTCCCGGCGTGTTCTTTTCCTAT GACATCTCCCCTATGAAAGTTATTAACCGAGAAGAGCGGGCCAAGACATTCCTTGGCTTCCTGTCTGGACTTTGTGCGATTGTCGGCGGGACCTTGAcggttgctgctgcgattgACCGCGGCTTGTTCGAGGGTGCCACCaggttgaagaagcttcGATCTAAGGATATGTGA